The DNA window GATAATGATTAGGTTAATTTCAATAGTGGCAAGACATGATTTCATATCTTGACACAAATATGACTCGTTATGCAATTTAAATAACCAAAATCGAAACTGGAAAAAAAGAGTCCAAATAACCCTAAacttaatattttgatgttatgGTACCCAAACCCCCTAAAAAATATCAGTTTAAAAGTGTTATCAATGAGTTTTGATTCAATCCTCCTTGCATCTGTGTTTTATGGCCAAAACTAaaacttttatcttttaacatcttatcttcttcttcttcttcttttgaattTGTGTTACTAGTATGTAGTGATAGCAACAAAACaatgaatactttttttttttttacttttataacaAATGTACTAATTTAAAAGAGTAGGAGGTtggaaaacacaaataaattaatacgcgaaataagaaaaatgaaattttaaaaggatATAATCTGGTTTTTAAATCTAAACTTTGATACCAACTTATACAAACCTCATGGATATAAAGATCCAGAAACTCATAAGTAAGATTGACATAATCCTAGAAAgtcaaaaaatagatttaaaagagaaccttgataaaaaaaaataagcatatatCAGAGAACCAAAAGTATTAAGATtgatttggaactattgattatAAAGAATCAGGAACACAAAGTATATGAAGAACACCACAAAGTCAGTTATACTTTGAtaagtttgattgttttttatttaaacaaagaaaaatgtgtTGTGCTAAACAAAACACTAATATCATTGAGATTCAAATACAACCTTATGTAATTTCACATATAATAACCCTAAGTGATCTAATTTTGGATTGTAAACCAAAAGCCCAAACTATAATCTAGCTAAGACATGTCTAAAGCTTAAAACAAGTCTTAAATAATGACTATTAAGTTGTCATAAACCCAATTTATATCAAAGCcccaaactaaaattaataagtCCTAAAAACtactaaaagaacaagaaaaacctaaataataatgaagttcaacataattaaattaaatcaacccaaaacaatATAGTCCCTGTATAAAATCTTCTTATAGCCAAAATCTTCATAAACCCTCACGCAGTTTAACATTTGttaataaagagagagagagaatttttttttaattttagacatTAATGCAAACACACTTTTAACCAAATGTTTTACCAACCATGTGTTTTCTTCCAACAAAACTACACCATAACTATAGCCACTAATGTTGTCAAAAAAACGAGTTGACTCTTAaaatcttatgattttacgagtcaacatgtatataTGTGTCAAAtcggattaaaatttaaaaactagtaAAATCGGTTAAACTCGTTCAAACTCGGTAAAATCGGatcgattttacgagtttgaaaaacatataaaattgtgCATTCTGGTAACATGTACCTTaacattttcattgttttaaatttatatcttgCAAAACTTGTGCAATTTGATAATCAAGGGCTTGATTTtgactataattattataatttttttaataatacaagTTATTTGtggatttcattttcttaaaattaaaatacctaTTCATTCTTCACaaatttttatgtattattaacatatcaatTGATATATTACTCTGTTTTAGCTGACAAATATATAGAATAGAAGTTGTAAATTGACATGCTTGACCCAgagtaattaatgttaaatgatcCATCAAAATTTGAAGAGACTCGTTTATTGTAAATGACGAAGTAAGTGGGTTGATTTATCTAAGAAGTAGAGAAATcaatgtgaataaaataaaggtcTTTGAACTtttctattgtttatttttatttttattttaattatgttacattattaattacaacttgattaaaattgttaatatataattaattaaaatattttacttataattttataattttattatttaagtttattgttggagtttatattatatattttatgtacatgtaaaaaaaaaaaaaaaacgtcacAATAATAGCCTTTCATTAACGACAAACTAAGGATTAAGAAGTTAACCACGAGCTTTgacttaattttaaaagctGAAATATCGTCTTTCACTGGTACTACCCAGATTGACGTCATTTCTGGGTCTTGCTCAAGTAATAATGTTTCGAACATTTAAACCAATGAGGAACTGACACGACGGCAACGTGAATAATAGCGATCACACTTTAATCCCAGTGTCCCCTTTCACAAGTAAACTCTGTTTCCTCTCCTATCTCTCTGCTGTTCTCATAAACCGAAACGACGAGTAGCCCTCCCTCTCTCCCGCCGTAACCATGGTTCTCGAGGTAACCCTCgaagaaaaacccaaaatatCTCTCAAATCAAACCAATTAAGGATTCTTAGTTATTGTCATTAATTTCAAATGTTTAATTACAGGCAACAATGATTTGTATCGATAATTCAGAGTGGATGCGAAATGGTGATTACTCTCCGTCAAGATTTCAAGCTCTATCAGATGCTGTTAATCTCATTTGTGGAGCTCAAACTCAGGTCTCCTTTTCTCACTTCAAAAGTTCTAAGCTTAACGATATAATTAAGAATTCTTGAGCTTTTTAGTAGGTTATTTTTTGTGGGTTTATGTAGAAAAATCTTGACTTCAGTAGTTATGGCATATCCAGAAAGTATTAACACCAGTAGTAACTCTAGTAGCTGATTTTCTTGGGGGGTTTAAGTGAGGATTCCAAGGTTTCTGTTAGTTGTTCTTTTGGGGGTTTAAGAGGATTCCAAGGTTTCTGCCAGTTGTTCTTTTGGGGGTGTAAGAGGATTTCAAGATTTGTGTTAATGTTGCTTaacttgttttgaaaatatggtTTTCGGGTTTGAaaaaggaatttgtttttttttttttttttgctgatttatttttatgtgattggAGCTAGTGTGTGTGATCTTTGCGGTTTAAGAAAGATTTTTGAATGGATGTGTTGGGTTTATGTTTTGCAGTCGAATCCAGAGAACACGGTTGGAATTCTTACAATGGCTGGAAAAGGGGTTCGTGTTTTGGTTACACCTACTAGTGACCTTGGCAAGATCTTAGCTTGCATGCATGGTTAGTTTATATCTGCTTGAATTTGCTTGGATAAGGTCgttattagttaattttgtgCTACTAGTTAGTGTTTTGGTATCAAATTTAGTGCTTATTATAGGTAATGAGAAACTACATCAAGAAATACCTGAAGTATTGTATATTACACGGCTCTTTTGCAAGTGTGGATCAAGTATTCTAATTAGGCAGATAATAAACGTTGAGCTTGGGTGGACAAAATTTGTTTCCTAGAATCAATCCCCTTATTAGTCAAggattttttatatggttactTCCGAAGATGTGATTCATGAAGGCTTAATGGGGTAGGAGGGAACTCCTCAATTATTTTAGGTTCGGATCAAGAGAATAAGCATGCTCTTAGTCATAGACATATAATCATCTCATCTTACAGTAATTCAATGTTGATTTTTGCACAATTGACATGCATGAAACCATATTTTTGCCACTGATGAGGCCAACTGCTCAGCTAATGGCAAGAGTGGGTGCTGAGGACAAATAAGGGGAGACATATACTTTGTTGgcgttttgttttttgtttttcttcatcttaCCTCCTGCATCATATATTTGCTCCTCTCTGGTGCCCACCTTTTTACCTTGAAGGATGAATGGTTGAGGCTGTTTGCTTAAGGTAACCTTGTGAAGTGCAGTAGTGACTCATGTTTGTAGCTGAGAACACACAGTTTTATAGGACTAGCACAAAGCTTTCTTTGACCTGGTGGCAGTATTTTGTTGTCAGTTCATTCTACTCTCATGTACACTCTAACTGATTGGTGTTTCTCCTAGAAGTAATTTCTGAAGTATTGATTCTCTGTTATCCTTTACTTGGATATCATTGTTTAAATTCATCCAAACAtgtcagggttttttttaaaaaaaaaattgaaggaagcTTGAAGTAAATATTTATGATCAGGTAAAAAGATCCAAAGGACTTGGCTAAGATATtggaaaaaacattttacatggTTATATGTGCCCATTGATATGATCATAGTTGTAAGAGTTGTAAGAATTAAGACACCAAAATTAGTCTGGAGACAATGCTAAAACCTGTTTAGGACCTTGGTGCCCTAGTAAATGCCAAAAGTACATCCCACATACAATATCTTTTACTTGGTCATTTTTGAAGTTTCTAATACAAATCTTTCAGCTGAATAGTTTCATGAGTATCACTTTCAGTTTTTCCATCTTAATGTCTAGAGCTATATTGAACCATATGTTCTCTCAATTTAGGTCTAGAAATAGGTGGTGAGGTGAACTTGGTTGCTGGTATACAGGTGGCTCAATTGGCTCTCAAGCATCGTCAAAATAAAAAGCAGCAACAAAGGATTATTGTCTTTGTTGGAAGGTATGTTTCCTAGTGCCTTCTGGTGTCTCTCGCAATCCATTATTTTCCAGTGTTCACAATATTATCAATACAAAATTGGTCTTTACAGTCCCATCAAACATGACAAGAAGGTATTGGAGATGATTGgaagaaagttgaaaaagaataaTGTAGCACTTGATATTGTTGATTTCGGTGAAGAAGGTGATGGGAAGGCAGAGAAACTGGAAGCACTTCTTGCTGCTGTGAACAGTAATGACACCAGCCATATTGTTCATGTCCCCCCTGGTCCAAGTGCTCTTTCTGATGTGCTTATAAAGTAAGGATTCAATCTTccttgcttctttttttgttcaatgtCAAGTAAACTTACATTATTGTCCACACGGCAACAATGATCGACTCATTGTTTGTCTgattagtgtttttttcctCCTTGTTGAATGTCAGTACACCTATCTTCACTGGGGATGGGGAAGGTGGGAGTGGTTTTGCTGCTGCAGCAGCAGCTGCTGCCGCTGATGGTGTCTCTGGTTTTGAGTTTGGGGTGGATCCCAATCTTGATCCTGAACTGGCGCTTGCTCTTAGAGTTTCAATGGAAGAGGAGAGGGCCAGGCAAGAAGCAGCTGCTAAAACGGCAGCAGAGGAGGCTGCTAAACAAGAAAAAGCAAGGGAACAACCATCTAGCTCACAGGATGCAACAATGACTGAAAATAACAGTGTCCCAGCTCCTGAtgcttacaataaaaaaaatgagttaatggTTGGTGTGATTTTTTCTCTCAACCTTTAATGCTGATTACTTCTGATTGCGGTGTTGAGCACTTGATTTATGCACTTGTTACTTCGATGTGCTTGTTAGTCAATGGCTTTGATTATACATGGTTTCTAAACTACTGCTTGCGTCATTTTATTCTGGCATCTTCCTATCTGACTTGACATGTGGGGCTCTTCTTGAATCCATGACCTATCAGACTAAGCTTACGCGGGGCTCTttgaattcttaatttattaaacttgttACCTTCTGGATAAACGTGTATTAAACTTGTTAACTCTGGATAAACATGTGATGCAGGAGGAATTTTAGGGGAAGTTATTTGtttccttaaatatttttatttctatgtagtttaggaaaatattttcctttatggtgtttttattcttcctatttagtttaggaattttattttccttagatatttttttcttattgagttTAGGTCTAGAACTAGTATAAATAGGGTTGTTTAGTTTGTATTTCAGGGGATTgctaataaaattttgaattaggaTTTGTATGTGGTGACACCATTCGGCATAATTCTGTGTTGCTTGTCTTCGCTCtttcttgtgttgttttttGTGCATCAATATGATGATTGTAAATGGAGGAGAGCTTTACATTTCTTATGGTCTTGTATTGTTGCAAGAACAGATGGGAGTGCTGCTTCTTTCTTGTTAAAATCTGGTCGTAACTCAATGTCTTCCTATCATTTCTTTGGTTGTTTTTGCCATCTTTATTGCTTGCTGATGCTTGATTACTGGCATGGGCATAATCAACTTGCTCTATGTGCACTAACTTCTAATTGATAACAGGATGAGGAGAATTCTCTGCTACAACAGGCTCTTGCAATGTCGATGGATAGCCCTGGCTCTAGTCATGATGTGAGAGATATGGATATGTCTGAGGCAACCACAGATGACCCAAAGTTGGCACCAGGTGAGCCCTTGTACTCAATGGagcaattttattgtttatggaTAGGTGGATGTATTTTCTGCTTTATTTATGGCAAGGAACTAGATGAAACTATTCAATGCtcaaatttgtttctttattcatTCATGTTAAGTGCCTGGTCTCTGCTGCTTGCAGCTCTTCAATTACCTATGCAGGACAGTTCAAGGGATTCATCAAGCCAGATGGATATAAGTAAATTGTTGGCTAATCAATCTTTTGTGTCCTCCATCCTAGCATCAGTATGTCTTCTTCAATttgcaaattattattttcatctttatcCAGCAACAAAATGGGAAAATATCTCAATTTGGTGATACCTAATTAGTTCATTGTTTCTGCAGCTTCCAGGCGTTGATCCAAACAATCCTTCAGTTAAAGATTTGCTTGCTTCCATGCAAAGCCAATCCAAGGTGAATTCATTGAACTTTCaggttaacatatttttataacgACTTCAATGGGCAGCGTATACTCAGGCTAATTTGACAATTTCTCTgctaaaaatcttttttaattacatgcTTCTACATTCATGAGCTTGTTAAATAATTCTACCCCTAGATCTCTATGTGCAGCAGTCTAGATACAACTCCATAAGGAATAGGGACTTAACTTGGAAACAGCTTCTAAATTTTCACCAGCCTTGTTAATAATGCAATTTCTAGAACCCAATTTATAGAATTAtggaaaaatgaaaatgttatTCAACATACACTTGCTTTCCGTTTTCTAAGATTAAGGATGTACTGGCATGCTAATTGAGCTCTAAGGCAACCTAGTTCTGTTCTACATTGCTATTGAACTAGACCTTTTGCACGCAATTTGTTCATCTTAATCTTTTGCACTTAATCCaaacaattttttcatcttatcTAAACCTAAATTCAATCGATGTTTAGAGACATCATGccaagttaaattaataatcctTTTTTACTTGCAAAGCATGTTTTAGATGGCAAAGACAGAGAAAATAATACCCAACTTTATCTTGATGACTCAGATCCCCTCCTCTACGAAATTCCATCATATTATTTGAACTTATCTAAACTACCAGAAACTTAAGTTCAATCTGAGCTAGTAACATGTTGCAACAATCAATGGTGCGTGCTATCACGCTTTCCATACTCTACCATATAGACCAGGTGCTCTTCATCTTATTGCTTCCTAACCATACCAAGCCCAATCATCAGGGACAGCAGATGCAAGAAAACTTCTACCCAAACATCAAAGACCAGCCAGCAGATCCGACATTAAACGAAAGCAAAATTATTCAAACAATTGTCTGTTGTTAATATAAAGTAAgagttttttgttatttaggaAGGCATGGTGGGCCTCTTACATAATGACATAAGTGTGTTTGATAATGCGATGCATAATGCTTTtcataagtattttttaattgaaaatatatcaaaatgatattttttttatttttaacattaccatatcaaaatcataaaatcacctaaaaaaatcaatttaatgctatctcaattaaaaaccaatttgaaaagtattttattaatgtgtgtttggtattgtggtgtaagatattttttaaaagtactttttgtatggaaatatattaaaataatatttttttagattttttttatttttgatattagcaaatcaaaatcatttaaaaacactaaaaaaaaatttcaattaatgttAAACTTTCAAAACACACTATAAAAAATGCAAATGCCAATTAGACTTTCAAATAAGTTgaaccataaaaacaaactcTCCTGCGCTATCACGCTAATTTTCTAAGAATCATGGAAGACGGAAAATAAACTGTGATCAAACACGTTCttacacttttttctttttcatgttttcaagaTAAAACGTTGAGCTGGTAAATATGCTTTCCAAGTTTTTCTCCCCTGCAAAGCTTGATGGAAAAATCGCTTCTCTACGTAACATATTTTCCAATTAAATGTGATGATTTTCTAATAGCATGACTTGTCTTCTTTTGACTTTTCACCTGCCGTCCAAGTCTGACTGAAAAGTGTGATCAATATAGATTTGTTTCTTCCtcatttaaagtaaaaaatgtgATGACATTTTTATGATACCCATGTTTTCTAATAgcatttgtatttttgtttgccCCATTTGTATGTTTTGTAGCCCCAAGAGAAGAAGGATGAAGACAAACAGCCAAAGGAGGAGAAGTGATATTTCTATATTGCTTTCTCATGCCAGGTTTTAGTCTCTGAATTTACCCATTTCAGGATCTGTTGTCAGCTTTCGGAGAGATGCTTCCATTCTTAAGGGCATTAAACCGGTCTATTAAAGCTTACCAGTCATCAAGCTTTCTAGCTGACTTTTGAAGGTCCGAAAGCCCTTTATTCTGGTTGTGTACATGCATGTTTTCATTATACGGTTTAATCTTGAGAGGGCACTAGAAGGACAGACATTATACGATGGCCAAAGAACATCGAAATGTTCTTTCTATTGTTTCATTATCCAAATGAAGGAAACTGTAATTTGTATCTgattttgtctctctctctctctctctctctctctcactctctcgcgcgcgcgcgcacacactcTTTTTCTCTAGGGTTCCATTCTAATTGTCAGCATTGAGCGTTTCCATATGTTCTGTctgaatgaaatttgaaaaatggtCTTGATTTATTATCAGTAATTTACTGTGATTCTAGACACTTCCTATTCATTGGAGCAGTGTTTTTACTCCTTTACTTTTATGGCAAAAATGATTATGCTTGCAATTAGGGGTACAATTATCTTTTTCTAAGAATGCATAATTATCTTTTTCTAAGGATTCATTGCAAAATTTATTGGAGACAAAATGATCTagacatggtttttttgttacagTGTAATGACTGATTTGTcattgaaaacaagaaaaattaggcTTTAGGAAAggggtttttttgtcttttgcaaaaacaaaaacaatgtggtTACATTAATACCCTAGAAGGAGAAAATAAATAGCATGGGCAAAGGTgcttctcagtttttttttttatttttttaaataataaaattacaacataacTATTTAACTTCGAAAAAATTAAGACTGCTAGAGAaggtgtttttgtcttttttatatggttttgttGTAATTCTCAAATGGAGTTAAGGATATTtgggtattttaatattcataaattattgtttaaatcTGGAGGTGGTTGATGTGTGCTTTGCACACACAAACAAGTGGGTGTTGTTCGTGATCTTTGAGTGGCACGTGCGATGCCCAAATTTCACCAAATACTACATTTTAGGGTGACATTTGATGCACCTCATCAACCCCATCACAATGGTGAGGATATGTTCGCAATCATGACACGGAGAAGTGCTGACCGCGAgtttttctctccctccctctcgcctctctctcctcctagAA is part of the Populus trichocarpa isolate Nisqually-1 chromosome 7, P.trichocarpa_v4.1, whole genome shotgun sequence genome and encodes:
- the LOC18101099 gene encoding 26S proteasome non-ATPase regulatory subunit 4 homolog isoform X2, whose amino-acid sequence is MVLEATMICIDNSEWMRNGDYSPSRFQALSDAVNLICGAQTQSNPENTVGILTMAGKGVRVLVTPTSDLGKILACMHGLEIGGEVNLVAGIQVAQLALKHRQNKKQQQRIIVFVGSPIKHDKKVLEMIGRKLKKNNVALDIVDFGEEGDGKAEKLEALLAAVNSNDTSHIVHVPPGPSALSDVLINTPIFTGDGEGGSGFAAAAAAAAADGVSGFEFGVDPNLDPELALALRVSMEEERARQEAAAKTAAEEAAKQEKAREQPSSSQDATMTENNSVPAPDAYNKKNELMDEENSLLQQALAMSMDSPGSSHDVRDMDMSEATTDDPKLAPALQLPMQDSSRDSSSQMDISKLLANQSFVSSILASLPGVDPNNPSVKDLLASMQSQSKPQEKKDEDKQPKEEK
- the LOC18101099 gene encoding 26S proteasome non-ATPase regulatory subunit 4 homolog isoform X1, whose amino-acid sequence is MVLEATMICIDNSEWMRNGDYSPSRFQALSDAVNLICGAQTQSNPENTVGILTMAGKGVRVLVTPTSDLGKILACMHGLEIGGEVNLVAGIQVAQLALKHRQNKKQQQRIIVFVGSPIKHDKKVLEMIGRKLKKNNVALDIVDFGEEGDGKAEKLEALLAAVNSNDTSHIVHVPPGPSALSDVLINTPIFTGDGEGGSGFAAAAAAAAADGVSGFEFGVDPNLDPELALALRVSMEEERARQEAAAKTAAEEAAKQEKAREQPSSSQDATMTENNSVPAPDAYNKKNELMDEENSLLQQALAMSMDSPGSSHDVRDMDMSEATTDDPKLAPALQLPMQDSSRDSSSQMDISKLLANQSFVSSILASLPGVDPNNPSVKDLLASMQSQSKGQQMQENFYPNIKDQPADPTLNESKIIQTIVCC
- the LOC18101099 gene encoding 26S proteasome non-ATPase regulatory subunit 4 homolog isoform X3; the encoded protein is MVAQLALKHRQNKKQQQRIIVFVGSPIKHDKKVLEMIGRKLKKNNVALDIVDFGEEGDGKAEKLEALLAAVNSNDTSHIVHVPPGPSALSDVLINTPIFTGDGEGGSGFAAAAAAAAADGVSGFEFGVDPNLDPELALALRVSMEEERARQEAAAKTAAEEAAKQEKAREQPSSSQDATMTENNSVPAPDAYNKKNELMDEENSLLQQALAMSMDSPGSSHDVRDMDMSEATTDDPKLAPALQLPMQDSSRDSSSQMDISKLLANQSFVSSILASLPGVDPNNPSVKDLLASMQSQSKGQQMQENFYPNIKDQPADPTLNESKIIQTIVCC